From Gracilimonas sp.:
ATTGGAACTCAGGCAGAAAACGACCGGTTTTTCGAAGCCTTAGATAAGATTAAATAGAAGCCGGATGATACCGGCATTCGGATTATTATAGATTCAGATTAAAAATTGGACCCATGTTAATAGCTATCACAAAAAATGCACTTTCCGATCCTGATGAGAAGTTCAGTTTCAGGAAGAATTCTCTTATCTCATTAAAAAGGATCTGTGAGTCCGGCCATACTTTATTGATAGAGGATGCGGAGATTTCTGAAGAACAGGCTTTATTGTTGGACCAAGAGCACATCTCCTATGAAAAAGAAGGAGAAGCTGATTTAGTGATTTCCGGTTCTGAACAGCAGCTGAAACTGCTTAAAGTAGAGAACGAGCTGCTGTCCTCTGAAAACTGGGAAGCTGTGGTGAGGTTCATTACCCGGGAAGCCCGAAAGGCATCTCTTCAGCGGAAGACCAATGAAACGGATATCAGTATCAATATAAACCTGGACGGAACCGGAAAGGCCGATATATCTACCGGATTGAACTTTTTTGATCATATGCTGGATCAAATTGCACGCCATGGGTTAATTGACCTTAAATTGAGTTGCAAAGGGGATCTGGAAGTGGACGAACATCATACCATTGAAGATGTGGCCATCGCATTGGGTGAAGTGATTACCAAAGCCCTTGGAAATAAGAAGGGAATTGAGCGCTATGGCTTTGTTCTGCCGATGGATGAAGCACAGGCTACAGTGGCGATAGACCTGTCCGGGCGTCCGTTTTTAGTGTTTGAAGGCGACTTCATGAGAGAGTATGTAGGCGATATGCCTACCGAGATGATTAAACATTTTTTTTATAGCCTGGCAATGAACTTGAAGGCAACGATTCATGTTAGCTTTTCAGGTGAAAATGATCACCATAAAATTGAAGCATGCTTTAAGGGTTTAGCCCGGGCTTTAAAGATGGCTATAGAACAGAACGGGCGCATCAAAAATCTGATCCCAAGTTCAAAAGGGACGTTGTAGATTATTTATGATAGGAATCATCAAGTATAAGGCCGGAAACACTGCCTCTGTCGCAAATGCACTGGACAGACTGGGCGCACAATTTTTCTTTGCAGAAACCCCTGAAGAGCTGGAACAGGCAAAAGCAGTGATATTTCCCGGTGTTGGACACGCCGGTGCAGCTATGAAATCGCTCGAAGAAAAGGGAGTGGATCAATGGCTGAAACTTACAGATAAACCGGTTTTGGGAATTTGTGTGGGAATGCAGCTATTATTTGAGTCCTCCACGGAAGGTGATACGGTTGGCCTTGGGATTATTCCCGGCTCCCTAAAGAAGTTTGACGAGACCCAGGCGAAAGTACCACACATGGGGTGGAATAAACTACATGATCCCCAAAAGCATGCTATTCTCAAAAACCTGATTGACAAACACTACCTCTACTTTGTGCACAGCTATTACGCACCGGTAGGTGAATATACCCTGGCAACCTGTAACTATATCAATGATTTTTCGGCCATCGTTGCCAAAGACAACTTCGTTGGGGTACAATTTCACCCTGAAAAATCAGGCAGCGTGGGATCCATGATTTTGCAAAACTTTCTCGACATGGTGTACTCCCCTGAAAAAGTGAAGATTTAAGCTGCACATTAAGTCGGGTATAAACACTTTTCTCTTCATCACATCTTAACCTCCGGTGTGTAATTTGTTTTGTTCCATCATTTGCTTAAATAGGGGCAAAATCAGGAGGTTTATGATGCTTAAGTCACTATCACTGTTTTTATTAGCCGCATTTGTTTTATGTGAATGCTTGCCGGCACAGGACGCTACACAAATTATTGAACAAGCTAACGAAAGGATGCAGGGTGAAAGCTCAAAAGCTGAGATGACCATGCAGATTGTTCGTCCGAATTGGGAGCGAAGTGTTTCTTTTAAGAGCTGGAGCAAAGGAGAAGATTTCAGCCTTATTTTGATTACAGCTCCTGCAAGAGACGAGGGTACAGCTTTTCTAATGAGAGAGAATGAAATCTGGAATTGGCTGCCGGATGTAAACAGAACTATTA
This genomic window contains:
- the hisB gene encoding imidazoleglycerol-phosphate dehydratase HisB yields the protein MLIAITKNALSDPDEKFSFRKNSLISLKRICESGHTLLIEDAEISEEQALLLDQEHISYEKEGEADLVISGSEQQLKLLKVENELLSSENWEAVVRFITREARKASLQRKTNETDISININLDGTGKADISTGLNFFDHMLDQIARHGLIDLKLSCKGDLEVDEHHTIEDVAIALGEVITKALGNKKGIERYGFVLPMDEAQATVAIDLSGRPFLVFEGDFMREYVGDMPTEMIKHFFYSLAMNLKATIHVSFSGENDHHKIEACFKGLARALKMAIEQNGRIKNLIPSSKGTL
- the hisH gene encoding imidazole glycerol phosphate synthase subunit HisH, with protein sequence MIGIIKYKAGNTASVANALDRLGAQFFFAETPEELEQAKAVIFPGVGHAGAAMKSLEEKGVDQWLKLTDKPVLGICVGMQLLFESSTEGDTVGLGIIPGSLKKFDETQAKVPHMGWNKLHDPQKHAILKNLIDKHYLYFVHSYYAPVGEYTLATCNYINDFSAIVAKDNFVGVQFHPEKSGSVGSMILQNFLDMVYSPEKVKI